The genomic interval GCGTGGGGCACGAAGACCTCCTCGACCGCATCGTCGCGAACCTCGGAGGTGTTCTCCGGGTCGCTGTCCTGCCAGACGCGGAGCCCGGCGTCACGGGCGTCGCGCTCGGCCTGCCAGAGCTCGTCGTGCTTCGAGAGGTTCGAACCGTACACGCGGGCGTAGCCCTTCTCCACGATGTCCTTGTTGTACAGCGTGTCGATGGTCCCGTCGCCGTCCTGATCGTAGTGAATGTACGCCAGCAGGCGGCCGAACGGGTCCCAGACGTCCTCTGCGGGGTCGATCTCGACCTCGACCGTCTCGCCGTCGAGTTCGCCTTTGGCGTAGTCGGAGGCCTCCTCGCCCCAGTCCGCGAGGTACTTGTCGTCCTCGATTCCCTCCCAGCCTTCGACCTCCTCGTACTTGCTGTTGCGCTTGGTCTCGGCCGTGTCGAAGCCGAGCGTTCGGATCTCGGCTTCCGAGCCGTCGGGGAACTCCACGTCCACTGTGTCGCCGTCCGTCACGTCGGTGACGGTCGCCTCGTAGCGCACGCCAGCGTCGAAGCCGATACCGGCCCGGTCGGCGAACAGGTCGAACTCGCTGACGTTGAACTCGTGGGTCAGGATGTCGTAATCGCCGTCCACGTTGCTGGAGCCGTCGTTGACGTCGTCGTCGTTGAATCGGTAGGCGAGGTCGAGATACTCGGCGACGTCGTTGAGGTTCTGGGTCTCGTCGTTGTCGTCGTAGTCCGACTGGTCGTGGAGGTAGAGCGCGCCTCCGTCGCTCACGAAGTCGGCGAGGTCCGAGAGCTCGCTCGAACTGAACGCGTCGCCGGGCGAGGTGATGACCACGCCGTCGGCGTCCGAGAGGTCGCTGGACAGCGACGTGGTGGCGTTCACGGTGTAGCCGTTGTCTTCGGCGTAGCTCTCGAACTTCGAGCACGACGAGAGGTCGTAGTACTGGCCGTGCCCCTCGTCCCACAGTACGGTTCCCGACCCGCCCATCTCGGCGTCCCAGGCGTTCAGCACGAGCTCCTCGTTGCCGTAGTCGAAATCGATCTGGCTGTCTTCGAGCATGATAGCACCGAACCCGTAGACGCCATCGTCGACCGAGACCAGCGGAATCGACGTGTCATCGTCGTAGATGTAGGCGTCGCCGTTGCCGTCGTCGTCGACGTTCTCGGCGGATGGCTCGGCCCACACCGCGACGACCGACTCGTCGGTGAGCGCCTCGTAGTCGGGGGCTACCTGACTCGCGCTGGAGTAGAACTCCACCTTGGGGATGGTGTCGACCCCGCCGCAGTCGGAGCCTGCGGCCGCGAGCGCGGTGCCCATCAGTTGCACGTCCGTACTCGTCGTCGCGCCGCCACCGACGGCGGTAGCGGTCAGTAGTTTGAGGAAGTTGCGTCGTTGCATTGCAACTGATTTTCGGATATAGAGGCTATTAAATTTAATTATTATAGAATAATTGGAATCATGATGGAATACGTTAACAATGCTGTTGTACATTCTCAAAGGATGTGGAATATACTCTCGATTCGCACGCCGAGTTCGGACGCCCAGTGCCGCGAAGGAAAGGCACTTGACCGAACCGCCCGACGTTCCGATATGGAGAGTCAGCAGACGAGTCAGCCCGAGCGCGAGGGCGTAGCGTCCGTGGTTGTCGTGGATTACGGCCTCGGGAATCTCCGGAGCGTGACGCGCGGGCTCGAACGAGCGGGAGCGAGCGTCGAGGTCAGCGACGACCCCGAGGCGTTCGCCGACGCCGACGGCGTGGTACTCCCCGGCGTCGGAGCGTTCCGCGAGGGCGTCGAGAACGCCGGACCGTACCGGGAGGCCCTGCTCGACGTGGCCGAGGACGGGACGCCCGTCTTCGGCATCTGTCTCGGCATGCAGATGCTGCTCACGACGAGCGAGGAGGCCGACCGCGCGGGCGACGCTGGCACGCGGGCGGGCGAGGTGCGCGGCCTCGACTTCGTTCCGGGGACTAACGTCCGATTCGACGAGGGTCAGAAGGTCCCGCACATGGGGTGGAACCGACTGTCGGTCAAGCGCGACCACCCTCTCGTTGAGGGCGTCGACGGCGAGTACGCGTACTTCGTCCACTCCTACTACGCGGTCCCCGACGACGAGGACGCGGTCGTCGCGACCGCCGACTACGGCGTCGAGTTCCCCGCGGTCGTCGCCGACGAGACCGGCACCGTCTTCGGCACCCAGTTCCACCCTGAGAAGAGCGGCGAGACCGGACTTCGAATCCTGCGGAACTTCGTGGAACTCTCCGCCGAGTAGTCCGGGCCGTCCTCGGGACGCCGAGGCGGCGTCCACTGACGGCTCTCGCCGAGTGCGTGACGAATCCCGGTCTTCGCTGGGCCCCAGACCGGGCCGCTATCGCAGACTCGTTTCGTCAGACTCGTTCGTTGCGTCTCTCGATGATCGCGAACCTCCGAGAGAGAACGACTGCACCCGTCGTTCTCCGAACTGGATGGGATTCGTAACTGCATACTTATATATCGTCTTGGATATGTTCTTTATGCTAGGACATTACTTATACTATGTAGAAAACTTTTAGGGTATAGGGGGGACTAATACAATCTGGCACCACGCCATGATTGATATGAACTCACGATCACTCGGAGTCCTTCTCGGATTCGTCGTACTCGGAATCGCTCTCACCGGCGGCGTTGCCGCCGCTGATGCACCGATAACGCAGGACGGGCCGATAACGCAGGACGGGCCGATAACGCAGGATGCACCGATTACGCAGGACCGGCCGATAACGCAGGACGAGCCGATTACACAGGACGGGCCGATAACGCAGGACGAGCCGATTACACAGGACGGGCCGATAACGCAGGATGCACCGATTACGCAGGACCGGCCGATAACGCAGGACGAGCCGATTACACAGGACGGACCGATAACGCAGGGCGCACCGATTACGCAGGACCGGCCGATAACGCAGGACGAGCCGATTACACAGGACGGACCGATAACGCAGGGCGCACCGATTACGCAGGACCGGCCGATCACGCAGGACGGACCGATAACGCAGGGCGCACCGATAACGCAGCACTGATCGGTCGCGCAGGGTACCGCCCGCTCGACACGCTCTTCGTATTTCGAGACGATTCCCAAGACGTCTCCGCCGACCCGCCGACTCGGTTACCGACCCTCCGCTCTCAGAGAAAGTCCCGCACGTCGGAGTACCACATGTCGTGGTCGTCGACCGCACCGATGCGCTCGGCGATGGCGACCGCGATGACGTGCCAGCAGAGGTCGGTCGGGTCCGCGGGGTCGAGGTTGTACTCGCTGTCCCGACAGCCACAGCCCTCGCCCTCGACCACGTACTCGTCGTCGTGGCCCACGACGACCGTGAAGTCCCGGTACTCCTTGACCCGACCCTCCGAGACGGCCTCGATGGCCTGCGCACCGCGGTCGTCGTGGACCGAGAGGATGCGTTCTGTGATCTCGGGGGTGAGCCGCCCCGCCTCCGCGAGGTCGGTCTGCCACCGCTCGACGTCGTTCACGGGGACCGCCCCCCGCGGCGTGTCGAGCGGTCGCCGTTGGTACCGTCGGCCGGGAACACGGACGAGGGGTTTGCAGGGTGGGCCTAAACAGGTTCCGGTGTCGTACGTCGGTGCGACCGGTCGTCTCCGCCGCGATGCTGGTCGTGTCGCTCTCGTGACGGTAGCGACTGCCGGTACCGAGGAGACCGCACAGCACCCCGACCGCACCGCGCCCCCGGACCTCCCCGCGTGCACGAGTCGGTCGCGCCCTCTGGCGCGACCGACCCGCGCGGCGCGTCCCGCGGCCGGTCGGGCCGCGCGAAATCGGCAGGAGTCGAGCCCACCGACACGAGAGTTCAAATACGAGAGCGCGGCCAATCCTGTTCGGACGCTTCGTGCGGTTGCGGGCAGATAGTCGGCGAGTCAGTCGGCAGTGTCGAACTGGTGTCGGGGCCGCCCGCATCGCGGGCGGCCCAGACGCCCCTACCCCGTAACCGCCAGTCCGACTACCCCGAGAGGGCTGAGCCCCCCAATAGCGACGCAACCGTCTCGTCTCCCGAATCGAACCGGGGTATCGCACACCCGGACGAAACACGGGACAGCGCGCCCCAGGCGCGCGCACCAGCTCCCGTCCCACGAACGAGACGATTTCGGGCCGCCGAGCGGCCCGAAATCGCCGAGCGAATGGCTCCTTTTGGTGTCTTCGTGAGCCAAGCGAACGAAGTCGTTCGAACGTCTAAGCGAACGAAGTCGTTCGAACGGCTCGCCGTTCGTGACACCAGAAATCTCCGAGTTTCGGGTAGCTCGCTGGAGCTTCGCTCCCTCAGTGCGAATTTTCGGGAGGGTTCGCCAGCAGAGGCGACCGCGATGCGGTCGCCTCTGTGCACACCCGACGAAGAAAAAAGCTGGAACCGCTTCGCTTTTCGCCGCGGAGTCCCGACTCCGGGGTATGCACGTCAGCGAGGGCCGGGTCGAGGTCGAGGTCCCCGAGCAGGGCGGGGAGGGAATCGGCGACGAGGTGTTCTTCAACCCCGTGCAGGAACTCAACCGCGACCTCACGGTGGCGACCCTGCGGGCCTACGGCGACCGCGAACCCCGGGCGGAATCGTACCTCGACGCGATGGCCGCGAGCGGGATTCGGGGCGTCCGCGCCGCGGCCGAGGGCTGGGACGTCACCCTCGCCGACATCGACGCCGAGGCCGTCGAGCTGTGCAGACGGAATCTGGAGCGCAACGGACTCGACGCCGAGGTCGCCCATCGCGACGCCAACGCGCTCATGCACGAGTCGGTGTTCGACGTGGTGGACATCGACCCGTTCGGGACGCCGATACCCTTCGTCGACGCCGCGTTCGCGAACACCCGCGATCTGGTCTGTGTCACCGCGACCGACACCGCGCCCCTCTGTGGCGCGCACTTCCACAGCGGCGTCCGGAAGTACGGCGCGATACCGCGCAACACCGACTACCACACCGAGATGGGCGTCCGCATCCTGCTCTCGGCGATGGCCCGGACCGCGGCCCGGTACGACGCGGGCGTGACGCCGATTCTGACCCACGCGACCAACCACTACGTCCGGACCTACCTCGAACTCGACCACAGCGCGAGCGACGCCAACGCCGCGATAGAGGAACTGGGCCACGTCTATCACTGCGAGGACTGCCTCTACCGCGAGCACGACGAGGGTCTCGTCGCCGACCCCCTCGACTCGTGTCCCGAGTGCGCGAGCGAGCGCGTGCTGACCGCGGGACCGCTGTGGCTCGGTCCCGCCCACGACGCCGACTTCGTGGCCGAGGTCCGCGAGGAGGTGGACGACGAGATGGGCACGGCGACCCGCGCGAGACGCCTGCTCGACGCGCTCGAAGCCGAACTCCACGAGCCGACCCACTACGACCAGCACCGCCTCTGCAAGGAGTGGACCCGGTCGGCCTCGGGCATGGACGAGTTCCTCGACCGACTCCGAGACGCCGGGTTCGAGGCGTCGCGCGCCCATTACGGCGGAACGACGTTCAAGACGCCCGCGACCGTGTCGGAGATACGCGAGGCGACCCGCGCGGAGTAGCTCCCGGGCGTCGCCCCCGACTCTCCGACCGAAGTGCCAATGAATATTTGTATCCGGTAAGCGAAATGAGTCGCGTGTCCAGTCGACTCGGAACCGCCGCGAGCGTCGGCCGGTCGGTGCTTGAGGAGGCAAGCGACCAACAGGTGACCTTCCTCGCTGCGAGCATCGCCTACTACGCGTTCGTCTCGCTAATTCCCGCGCTTCTGCTGGCGTTCGTCGTCGTCTCGTTCGTCGCGGGCGACGCGCTCGCCGAGCAGGTGGTCACGCGGGCCTCGGGGCTGTTGACCGCGACGGGCGAGGAGCAGTTGCGGGAGTTCATCCTCGACCCGGAGGGCCGGGGCGGCGTGACGGCCATCGGGGCGGTCGTGCTGGCGTGGAGTACGCTCAAGGTGTTCCGCGGGATGGACCAAGCGTTCTCGGACATCTACGCGACCGCCGACGACCCCTCCATCGTCGACCAACTCACGGACGGTCTCGTCGTGCTGACCGCCATCGGGGCCGCGGTCGTGGTCCTCGTGCTGGCGGGCGCGGTCACCGCGCTGTTCCCCGACTTCCCCTTCGTCGGCGTCGTGACCACGGTGATCCAGCTCGCGGCGCTGGTCCCCGTCTTCCTCCCGCTGTACGTCGTCTTCCCCGACGCCGGGGTGTCGATTCGCGAGGCGCTCCCCGGCGCGGTCGTGGCGACGGTCGGGTGGTCGGTCCTGCAGGTGGTCTTCCGCGTCTACGCCCAGTTCAGCTCGACCGGCCCGTCCCAGTTCCTCGGCACCGCGCTGTTGCTGGTGACGTGGCTCTACTTCGGTAGCATCGTCCTGCTGTTGGGCGCGGTCGTGAACACGGTGCTCGCCGACCGAGGGAGCTACGCCGCCCGCACGACCGAATCCGAGCCCACCCGAGTCGAACGGAAACAGGAACTACTCTCCCGATACATGACCGACGACGAATCCGCTCCCGACATCGTGGAACTCCGCGAGGAACTCCGGGAGCTGCGAGCAGACGTAGAATCGTTCGAGGAGGACATCGAATCGCGCACCGTCGAGAAGCCCGAGGTCGAGTCGGAACTCAAGCGGTACGTCCGCAGGCGGATGCGGCGGGGACGCGCCCGCGGCTGGGGCCCGTACCTCGTCCTGCTGTACGGGACCGCGATGACGCTCGGCGCGTTCTTCTGGCTACGGGGCGGGTGGGCCATCGCCGCGATGGTCGTGGTCTGGCTCTCGACGCTCGGTCTCTACGTCCTGATGGTGCTGACGGGGTTCGGCGTCAGCGCGCTGGGGATTCCCGGTCGAATCAGCGACCGAATCGGCGACCTCCGGTCGTAGGCTATAACTCCCTCCCCCGACGACGTGAGCGCGAATGAGTGACCGAAGCCTCGGCGTGGTGGAGACGCTCGCCGAGACGTTGCCCCCGGTCGTCCGGGAGGCGTTCACCGTGGTGACCCAGCTCGGCGACGCGTGGTTCCTCATCGTCGTCGCCGCACTGCTCTACTGGTTCGGCGACCGCGAACGCGGCGCGTTCGCGGTCGCGACCGTCCTCGGCGCGCTCGCGCTGACGGTGACGCTGAAGGGGGCGTTCGCGCTCCCCCGCCCGCCAGCGGAACTACACGTCGCGTACACCGACAGCTACGGCTTCCCGAGCGGGCACGCCATCGCCTCGACAACCCTCTGGGGACTGCTCGCGCTCGTGGTCGAGCGCGGCACTCGAACCCAACGCGGGGCGGTCGCCGCGCTCGCGATACTCGCGGTCACCTCGGCGCGGGTCATCATCGGCGTCCACTACGTCGTGGACGTTCTCGCGGGCATCGCGGTCGGACTGACCTACCTCGGAGTCCTCGTGCGCGCGACCCGCTGGGACCCCACCCGGGCGTTCGCGGTCGTGGCCGGAATCTCGCTCGCGGGGCTCGCGACCGCGGGGTTCACCGCCGACTCGGTCGCGTCGGTCGCGGGCGTCGGCGGTGCCGCCGCGACGTGGCTTGCGCTCGACGCGCCCCCGCGCGGGCGAGTGAGCGCCGCGAGCGCGCTCGCGGCGCTCGCGGCGCTGGGTGCGGTCGGGTACGCCGGGAACGAACTCGCCCTGCCGCTCGTCGGCGTGTTCGGCCTGAATCTGGTCGTCCCCGCGGGAATCCTCTTGGTCCCGCTGGTGGTCGAACGCGCGAGAAAAACCCGGTCGGCGTCGCCGACCTAGAAGCGCTCGAACGCCGGTCGCTCAGAACTTCTCGAGGTACTTCGCCTTCTCCCACGATGAGACGTGGGTCTTGTAGTCGGCGAAGTCGGCGCGCTTGGCTTCGAGGAACTTCTCGGTGACGTGGTCGCCCAGCGCCTCGGTGACGACCTCGTCGCCCTCCAGCGCGTCGAGGGCCTCGCCGAGACTGCCGGGGAGCGTGGTGATGCCGTACTCCTCGCGCTTCTCGTCGTCGAACTCGTAGATGTCCTCGCGGACGGGGTCGCCGGGGTCGGCGTCGTTCTCGATGCCGTCGAGTCCGGCCTTGATGACCACCGCCAGCGCGAGGTAGGGATTGCACGACGGGTCGGGGCTCCGGATCTCGAACCGGGAGCTCGCGCCCGCGGCGTCGGGGACCCGGAGGAGCGCCGACCGGTTCACGTCGCTCCACGCGACGTACACCGGGGCCTCGTAGCCCGGAACGAGGCGCTTGTAGGAGTTGACGGTGGGGTTGGTGACCGCGGTGAACGCCTCGGCGTGGTCGAGGACGCCGCCCATGAACTTGTAGGCGACCTCGCTGAGGTTGAACTCGTCGTCCTCGTCGGCGAAGGCGTTACCCTCCTCGTCGAAGAGGCTGATGTGGCTGTGCATGCCCGACCCGTTTATCTCACCGATGGGCTTGGGCATGAACGTGGCGTGGATGTCGTTCTGCTCGGCCACGGCGCGCACGACCGCGCGGAACGTCGAGATGTTGTCGGCCGCGGTGAGCGCGTCGTCGTACTTGAAGTTGATCTCGTGCTGGCCGTCGGCGACCTCGTGGTGGCTGGCCTCGACCTCGAAGCCCATCTGTTCGAGCGTGAAGATTATCTCCCTGCGCACGTCGCTCGCGAGGTCCTTGGGCGCGAGGTCGAAGTAGCCGCCCGAGTCGTGGGGTTTGGTGGTCGCGCGCCCCTCTTCGTCCTTCTCGAACAGGAAGAACTCGGGTTCGGGACCGATGGAGACGGTGTAGCCCATCTCTTCGGCCTCCGCGAGCACGCTCTTGAGCACCTGGCGGGGGCCGCCCGCGAACGGGGTCCCGTCGGTGTTGACCACGTCGCAGATGAGCCGAGCGCTCGCGGTGTCGCCGTTCGAGCGCCACGGCAGGACCGCGAACGTCTCGGGGTCGGGTTCGAGACGCATGTCGCTCTCCTGTATCCTGACGAACCCCTCGATGCTGGAGCCGTCGAACCAGATTCCCTCCTCGAAGGCCTTCTCGACCTGCGAGGCGGGGACGCTGACGTTCTTGACGGTCCCGGTGATGTCCGTGAACTGGAGGCGCACGAAGTCGACGTTCTCGGCCTCGATGCGGTCGAGTACGTCCTGTTCGGCTTCGGTCAGTCCCGATTCCTTGCTGGCGGCGATTTGTCCATCCGTCATCTTTGTCGTCATTCTCCACCACTACGTCCACTATTAAAACGCTATTGGTCTGCGCAATTCTGAGTTTAGCGAGTAAAAATGGATATTCGTAAAGTTCTAAAGGCGGGGTCCCGTTCGTGAACGTAATGACGTACGAAAATCTCGACGCGAAGTTGGTGAACGCACTATTGGGCGACGGTCGGGCCAGTCTCCGGAGCCTCGCGGAGGACCTCGACGTCTCGGTCACCACCGTCTCGAACCACCT from Halorussus salilacus carries:
- a CDS encoding thermonuclease family protein; this encodes MQRRNFLKLLTATAVGGGATTSTDVQLMGTALAAAGSDCGGVDTIPKVEFYSSASQVAPDYEALTDESVVAVWAEPSAENVDDDGNGDAYIYDDDTSIPLVSVDDGVYGFGAIMLEDSQIDFDYGNEELVLNAWDAEMGGSGTVLWDEGHGQYYDLSSCSKFESYAEDNGYTVNATTSLSSDLSDADGVVITSPGDAFSSSELSDLADFVSDGGALYLHDQSDYDDNDETQNLNDVAEYLDLAYRFNDDDVNDGSSNVDGDYDILTHEFNVSEFDLFADRAGIGFDAGVRYEATVTDVTDGDTVDVEFPDGSEAEIRTLGFDTAETKRNSKYEEVEGWEGIEDDKYLADWGEEASDYAKGELDGETVEVEIDPAEDVWDPFGRLLAYIHYDQDGDGTIDTLYNKDIVEKGYARVYGSNLSKHDELWQAERDARDAGLRVWQDSDPENTSEVRDDAVEEVFVPHASSVRTDSGAISASRVPVFAEETAYQELEGGVDYSDIPLVGVDSANRTALVGGLPIDEGYHDDASDYQHEVFLTNLIDSLSEKSGQILIEGGHGQFGEGYALSNEDAVNYQRYLEGQGIAFEQINDLTTSGDNALSTARAVIVTAPRSCYTAEEVDALTDYIDNGGSVVLMGAGWGKLAPDTRRNFNDLAAAIGTDLRLNEDRVLDDDNNVDTAELLYTSNLNTADFSVWGAYS
- the hisH gene encoding imidazole glycerol phosphate synthase subunit HisH → MESQQTSQPEREGVASVVVVDYGLGNLRSVTRGLERAGASVEVSDDPEAFADADGVVLPGVGAFREGVENAGPYREALLDVAEDGTPVFGICLGMQMLLTTSEEADRAGDAGTRAGEVRGLDFVPGTNVRFDEGQKVPHMGWNRLSVKRDHPLVEGVDGEYAYFVHSYYAVPDDEDAVVATADYGVEFPAVVADETGTVFGTQFHPEKSGETGLRILRNFVELSAE
- a CDS encoding tRNA (guanine(26)-N(2))-dimethyltransferase, which translates into the protein MHVSEGRVEVEVPEQGGEGIGDEVFFNPVQELNRDLTVATLRAYGDREPRAESYLDAMAASGIRGVRAAAEGWDVTLADIDAEAVELCRRNLERNGLDAEVAHRDANALMHESVFDVVDIDPFGTPIPFVDAAFANTRDLVCVTATDTAPLCGAHFHSGVRKYGAIPRNTDYHTEMGVRILLSAMARTAARYDAGVTPILTHATNHYVRTYLELDHSASDANAAIEELGHVYHCEDCLYREHDEGLVADPLDSCPECASERVLTAGPLWLGPAHDADFVAEVREEVDDEMGTATRARRLLDALEAELHEPTHYDQHRLCKEWTRSASGMDEFLDRLRDAGFEASRAHYGGTTFKTPATVSEIREATRAE
- a CDS encoding YihY/virulence factor BrkB family protein; the encoded protein is MSRVSSRLGTAASVGRSVLEEASDQQVTFLAASIAYYAFVSLIPALLLAFVVVSFVAGDALAEQVVTRASGLLTATGEEQLREFILDPEGRGGVTAIGAVVLAWSTLKVFRGMDQAFSDIYATADDPSIVDQLTDGLVVLTAIGAAVVVLVLAGAVTALFPDFPFVGVVTTVIQLAALVPVFLPLYVVFPDAGVSIREALPGAVVATVGWSVLQVVFRVYAQFSSTGPSQFLGTALLLVTWLYFGSIVLLLGAVVNTVLADRGSYAARTTESEPTRVERKQELLSRYMTDDESAPDIVELREELRELRADVESFEEDIESRTVEKPEVESELKRYVRRRMRRGRARGWGPYLVLLYGTAMTLGAFFWLRGGWAIAAMVVVWLSTLGLYVLMVLTGFGVSALGIPGRISDRIGDLRS
- a CDS encoding phosphatase PAP2 family protein; its protein translation is MSDRSLGVVETLAETLPPVVREAFTVVTQLGDAWFLIVVAALLYWFGDRERGAFAVATVLGALALTVTLKGAFALPRPPAELHVAYTDSYGFPSGHAIASTTLWGLLALVVERGTRTQRGAVAALAILAVTSARVIIGVHYVVDVLAGIAVGLTYLGVLVRATRWDPTRAFAVVAGISLAGLATAGFTADSVASVAGVGGAAATWLALDAPPRGRVSAASALAALAALGAVGYAGNELALPLVGVFGLNLVVPAGILLVPLVVERARKTRSASPT
- the glnA gene encoding type I glutamate--ammonia ligase, coding for MTDGQIAASKESGLTEAEQDVLDRIEAENVDFVRLQFTDITGTVKNVSVPASQVEKAFEEGIWFDGSSIEGFVRIQESDMRLEPDPETFAVLPWRSNGDTASARLICDVVNTDGTPFAGGPRQVLKSVLAEAEEMGYTVSIGPEPEFFLFEKDEEGRATTKPHDSGGYFDLAPKDLASDVRREIIFTLEQMGFEVEASHHEVADGQHEINFKYDDALTAADNISTFRAVVRAVAEQNDIHATFMPKPIGEINGSGMHSHISLFDEEGNAFADEDDEFNLSEVAYKFMGGVLDHAEAFTAVTNPTVNSYKRLVPGYEAPVYVAWSDVNRSALLRVPDAAGASSRFEIRSPDPSCNPYLALAVVIKAGLDGIENDADPGDPVREDIYEFDDEKREEYGITTLPGSLGEALDALEGDEVVTEALGDHVTEKFLEAKRADFADYKTHVSSWEKAKYLEKF